In the Haloferula helveola genome, one interval contains:
- a CDS encoding alkaline phosphatase PhoX has protein sequence MITRRRFLVTTGLAFAGLQRYSHAATSRTADPFGPLIKDPEGILDLPEGFSYRVLSKLGEKMDDGFKVPGKPDGMAAFAGPDGKVILVRNHELALAMTGIGPFPNNRKFPENLDLSLSHDAGEGGREPHIGGTSNLVFDPETGETVRQFLSLTGTDRNCAGGPMPWGTWITCEEPEDLLTPRGRQHGWCFEVKATDQPGLQKAVPLKALGRFRHEAVALDPGTGILYLTEDRTDGLLYRFLPKRERDFTEGKLQALAIVDRPKADLRNYDPDSEWPVERTPMKATWIDVEEPEAPLDDLRIRGHKAGAARFARGEGIWFTEDGIFICCTDGGATRHGQVFRLDPSGSAEKPDTLELYIEAGEDDLLTNGDNVCSGPWGGLVICEDLVDASFSTHTHLRGITSDGKMFSIARNSKDKSEFAGSCFSPDGKWLFANLQGHGLTLAITGPWEKVTKA, from the coding sequence ATGATCACCCGCCGCCGTTTCCTCGTCACCACCGGCCTCGCCTTCGCCGGCCTCCAGCGCTACAGCCATGCCGCCACTTCCCGCACGGCCGACCCCTTCGGCCCGCTGATCAAGGATCCGGAAGGAATTCTCGATCTTCCCGAAGGCTTCTCCTACCGCGTGCTCTCGAAACTCGGCGAGAAAATGGACGACGGCTTCAAAGTCCCCGGAAAGCCGGACGGCATGGCCGCCTTTGCCGGTCCGGACGGCAAGGTGATCCTCGTCCGGAACCATGAGTTGGCGCTGGCGATGACCGGTATCGGGCCTTTCCCGAACAACCGGAAGTTCCCCGAAAATCTCGATCTCTCGCTGAGCCACGATGCGGGGGAAGGCGGCCGCGAACCCCACATCGGCGGCACCAGCAACCTGGTCTTTGATCCGGAGACCGGCGAGACCGTCCGCCAGTTCCTCTCGCTGACGGGCACCGACCGCAACTGCGCCGGCGGGCCGATGCCATGGGGCACATGGATCACCTGTGAGGAGCCGGAAGACCTCCTCACGCCGCGCGGACGCCAACACGGCTGGTGCTTCGAGGTGAAGGCCACCGACCAGCCCGGATTGCAGAAGGCGGTCCCGCTCAAGGCCCTGGGCCGCTTCCGGCACGAGGCTGTGGCGCTCGATCCCGGCACCGGGATCCTCTACCTCACCGAGGACCGGACCGACGGCCTGCTCTACCGTTTCCTGCCGAAACGGGAACGCGATTTCACCGAAGGCAAACTGCAGGCGCTGGCGATCGTCGACCGACCCAAGGCCGACTTGCGCAACTACGATCCGGATTCGGAGTGGCCGGTCGAACGGACGCCGATGAAAGCGACGTGGATCGACGTCGAGGAGCCTGAAGCACCTCTCGACGACCTCAGGATCCGCGGCCACAAGGCGGGTGCGGCACGCTTCGCACGCGGCGAAGGCATCTGGTTCACCGAAGACGGGATCTTCATCTGCTGCACCGACGGTGGAGCGACCCGGCACGGCCAGGTGTTCCGTCTCGATCCCTCCGGATCGGCCGAAAAGCCGGACACGCTCGAACTCTACATCGAAGCCGGTGAGGACGACCTCCTGACGAACGGCGACAACGTGTGCTCCGGACCATGGGGCGGACTGGTGATCTGCGAGGACCTCGTCGACGCGTCCTTCAGCACCCACACCCACCTGCGGGGGATCACCAGCGACGGCAAGATGTTCAGCATCGCGCGGAACTCGAAGGACAAGTCCGAGTTCGCCGGCTCATGCTTCTCGCCCGACGGCAAATGGCTCTTCGCCA